The genomic DNA TTCAGCGGCAAGGCGCTGGCCCGCAACGGGGACGCGCTCGTGGGCGTGCTGCGCGACGTGATCGCTGCCCCCGAGTTCGACCGCGAGCGGCTGACGCAGCTTCTCAAGCAGCGCCTCGCCGGGCTCAAGGCGAGCGTGGTCAACGCGGGCAGCGCCTACGCCGAACGCCTGGCAAGCGCGCAGGTGAGCCCCGCCGGGAGCATCGAGGAGCGCCTGAGCGGCCTGACCGCCCTCGCCACCCTGAAACAGATCGTGGAGGGGGACGGGGTGAACGCGCTGCTGGGACGCTTCGCCCGCCTCCGCGAGTTGATCCTCGCCGGGAAGCCGCTGCTGTGCCTGACCGCGACTTCGGACGACCTGGGCCTTGACCTCCACTCCATCACGGGGGAGTTCGGCGGGGACGCCCCGGTCGGCCACCCTGCGCCCAGTCTCCTCCCCGGCGGTCCTCAGGCGCGCACGGCGGACTCGCCGGTCGCCTTCAACGCGGTCGCCTTCCGCACGGTGCCGTACACCCACCCCGACAGCCCGGCGCTGCTCGTCCTCTCACGGCTCTTGAGAAGCGAGTACCTCCTCAAGGAAATCCGCGAGAAGGGCGGCGCGTACGGCGGCGGGGCGAGCTTCGACGCGCGGGGCGGCGTGTTCACCATGTCGAGCTACCGCGATCCCCACATCACCCGGACCTTCGAAGTCTTCCGGGATGCCCGCGCCTTCCTCGACGTCACACCCCTGACCGAGCGCGAACTCACCGAGGCGGTCTTGTCGGCGAGCAAGACCCTCGACCCCCTGACGAGTCCCGACACCGTGGGCCGCCTGCGCTTCTACGGCGATCAGGCCGGGTACACCCCCGAGGTGCAGGAGGCGTACAAGGCCCGGCTCCTGCGCGTGACACTGGACGACCTGAAGCGGGCGATGGACGCGCACCTGACGGCAGAAAACGTCGCTTACGCCCTCGTGGCGGGCCGTGACCCGAACCCCGAGACGGAGGCGCTGGGGCTGCACTTCGAGGTGCAGGGCGTGTAGCTCGTCGCTGGTCGCTCGTAGCGCGAAGGAAGGGTGGGGGAGGCCGCCCGCGTCTCCCGCCCCTTTGGCTACCGCTTGACCGCTACGTCCGGTCAGGCCCCTCACATTCGGCACGCATGAGGGCTGGCGAGACTGAACCCATGCGGCGACTGAAAACGGTGGTGGCGCTGGCGGCCCTCTCGGCGGGGGTGGCGGGCGCAGAGACGTTCGGGGTGCAGGCGGGGGTCGGAAACGCGGGGCTGCACCTGGGGGCCTACAGCCGGGTCGCGGGCTTCGGCCCGGTGCAGACCGAGCTGCGCGGCACCTTCGACCGCTCGCTCACGGGCGGGGGAGAGACCCGGGTGGGTGCCGACGCGCTCCTCAGCGTGAATCTGCTCCTGCTGCGCCCGTACGCCGGGGTGGGGGTCGGCCTGCCCCTGGGCGGCGGGAGCGGCGCGTCCTTTCAGACGACCCTGGGCGCCCGCTTCGGCCTGCCCGGCCCCTTCTCGGGCTTCGCGGAGGGGAACTTCGGCTCGCGGAACGTGTACCGGGCGGGGTTGCTGCTGCGGTTCTAAGGGAGAAGGCAGGTTGTGACAAGCCGCTGAGAGGACGGGGGGTAGGCTGCGCCGCATGCGCTATCCCGCCCTGGAGAGCCTGCGCGGCCTGGCTGCCCTGATCGTGGTTTTGCACCATCACCTGCTGGTCTTTCCTGCCCTCTACCCCTACCGGGTGGAGGCGTCCGGCGCGGCGGGGTGGTTGACCCGTTCGCCCCTGCATCTGCTCTGGGCCGGTTCGGAGGCGGTGGTGTTCTTCTTCGTGCTCAGCGGCTTCGTCCTGAGCCTCTCGTCGTGGCGGGGCGAGCCGCTGGACATGGAGGCCTTTGTGGTCCGGCGCCTGCGGCGCATCTGGGTGCCGCTGATGGTGGCGGTCACCCTGGCGTGGGGGTGTGCGGCCCTCCTCGGCCACGCGCCTGTTCCGGGGACGAGCGAGTGGTTCGCGGCCATCTGGCGGCAGGCGGGTGCCGAGGCCTACGTGCAACACGCCCTGGCGCTGGGCAATCTCGACACGGTGAACCACGCGTTCATCCCGGTGGTGTGGAGCCTCAAGTACGAGCTTTGGCTCTCCCTGCTGCTCCCGCTCGTCCTGCTTGCCGTTCGGCAGCGGCCCGGTTACGTGCTGGGTGGGGGTGTCCTCCTGCTCGCGCTCTCCCACATCACCCCTGGCTCCGATACCACGCTGTCCCTGATGCGCTTTCTGCCGATGTTCGCGCTGGGCGCGCTGTTGGCCCGGCACCGGGAGGCGCTGGGCGCGTGGGTGGCGGCGCTGCCCCGGGGGGCCCGCCCCGGGCTGCTGCTGCTCGCGCTCCTCGTGATCCCGGTGCAGTGGTACGGCGGCCCGTTTCCTGCGGCATGGAGGCGGGTGCTCGACGACCTCGGCACCCTGGGCGGCGCGGCCCTGTTGATGCTGCTGGCGCTGGGCTGGTCCTCCCTACGGGTCCGGCTGGAGCGCCCGGCGCTCGCGTGGTTGGGGCGGGTCAGCTTCAGCCTGTACCTGTACCACGCGCTGGTGCTCGCCGTCGTCGTGCGGTTGGGGGCCGGGCTGCTCCCACTTCCGGCTCTGCTCGCCCTGTCGGTCCTGCTGGCCCTGCCGGTCGCGGATCTGGCCCACCGCTGGGTCGAGGTGCCCGCGATGGGTCGGGGGAGGCGGCGCGACCGTGAGGTTCACCCTGTACCCTCCCAACCGTGACGGGCGCGAGCTCCTCTACCCCCGGTGGTACGGCTCCCCCGCGCTGATCGTCGCCGCCCGGTAGAGGGCCTCGGCCATCACCACCATCGCCAGGTCGTGCGGCAGGGTCAGTTGCGAGAGGCTCCAGAGGGCGTGGGCCGAGGCGCGCAACTCGTCCGTATGTCCCTCCGGGCCGCCGATGGCGAAGGCGAGTTCGCCGGTGCCGCCCACGGCCTGGGCGTCGAGGTACGCGCTCAGGCCCGCGCTGGTGTACTGGCGCCCGCGCGGGTCGAGGAGGACCAGGGGGGCCCGGCCCGCCGCCCGCGAGGCGGCCTCGGATTCCTGCGCCGGGGTCTTGCCCGTCACGCGGGTGACCGTCAGCTTGTGGTAGCGCCGCAGCCGCCGCTCGTACTCGTCCCACCCGGCGCGGGCGTAGGCGAGGCGGGGCTCGCCGACGG from Deinococcus planocerae includes the following:
- a CDS encoding 23S rRNA (pseudouridine(1915)-N(3))-methyltransferase RlmH — its product is MRLHLITVGEPRLAYARAGWDEYERRLRRYHKLTVTRVTGKTPAQESEAASRAAGRAPLVLLDPRGRQYTSAGLSAYLDAQAVGGTGELAFAIGGPEGHTDELRASAHALWSLSQLTLPHDLAMVVMAEALYRAATISAGEPYHRG
- a CDS encoding acyltransferase family protein, which gives rise to MRYPALESLRGLAALIVVLHHHLLVFPALYPYRVEASGAAGWLTRSPLHLLWAGSEAVVFFFVLSGFVLSLSSWRGEPLDMEAFVVRRLRRIWVPLMVAVTLAWGCAALLGHAPVPGTSEWFAAIWRQAGAEAYVQHALALGNLDTVNHAFIPVVWSLKYELWLSLLLPLVLLAVRQRPGYVLGGGVLLLALSHITPGSDTTLSLMRFLPMFALGALLARHREALGAWVAALPRGARPGLLLLALLVIPVQWYGGPFPAAWRRVLDDLGTLGGAALLMLLALGWSSLRVRLERPALAWLGRVSFSLYLYHALVLAVVVRLGAGLLPLPALLALSVLLALPVADLAHRWVEVPAMGRGRRRDREVHPVPSQP